Proteins co-encoded in one Waddliaceae bacterium genomic window:
- a CDS encoding glutamate--tRNA ligase, which yields MTVRVRIAPSPTGDPHVGTAYMALFNLIFARHNKGDFILRIEDTDQSRSRAEYEENIYKALEWCGIEWDEGPDKGGDYGPYRQSERLDIYQKHCQKLIDDGKAYKCFCTAQDLAEMREVARGRGGRQGYDRRCRNLSAEEIADKEASGTPYVVRLKVPLTGECVYEDAIKGRSTCPWADVDDQVLLKSDGFPTYHLANIVDDHLMKITHVIRGDEWMSSTPKHVLLYEVFGWEPPVFMHMPLLLGTDGKKLSKRKNPTSIFYYRDTGYLPEAFMNFLTLMGYSMPDDKEIYSLEDIFKAFDTKRVGVSGAVFDVKKLDWLNQQYIINDIPEGSLWDRIKGWGFSDEAMAKLMPLCHTRMKTFSEFIELCGFFFTTHIPYSEELLCPKSLSPEQSCSMMYEMIWHMEKNEDWGSSGIEAASKAAAEHFEVNHKKVIMPILFAAIMGKKQGLPMFGSVEVLGKDRARARLLLAIEFLGGLSKKKIDKLKKSWDRGETMINDQ from the coding sequence ATGACAGTACGAGTACGTATCGCACCTTCGCCTACTGGCGACCCACATGTTGGAACGGCATATATGGCGTTATTCAACCTTATCTTCGCCCGTCACAATAAGGGTGACTTTATTTTGCGTATCGAAGATACCGACCAGAGCAGAAGCAGGGCAGAATATGAGGAAAACATCTATAAAGCCCTAGAATGGTGTGGTATTGAGTGGGACGAAGGTCCTGACAAGGGCGGCGACTACGGCCCGTATCGGCAGTCAGAGCGTCTGGACATATACCAAAAGCATTGCCAAAAGCTCATAGACGATGGCAAGGCCTACAAATGTTTCTGTACAGCGCAAGACCTTGCGGAGATGCGCGAAGTCGCACGAGGGCGTGGTGGCAGACAAGGATACGACCGTCGTTGCAGGAACCTCAGCGCCGAGGAGATCGCCGACAAAGAAGCTTCCGGCACACCTTATGTCGTACGTCTAAAAGTCCCTCTTACTGGCGAATGTGTCTATGAAGATGCCATAAAAGGAAGAAGCACATGCCCATGGGCTGACGTCGATGACCAAGTTCTTCTCAAATCTGACGGCTTCCCAACATACCACCTTGCCAACATCGTCGACGACCATCTTATGAAGATAACACACGTCATCAGAGGCGACGAATGGATGAGTTCTACACCGAAACACGTCCTCCTTTACGAAGTCTTTGGGTGGGAGCCTCCTGTCTTCATGCATATGCCTCTACTTCTCGGCACCGATGGCAAGAAGCTGTCGAAGCGTAAAAACCCTACCTCGATATTCTACTACCGCGATACCGGGTATCTCCCTGAAGCTTTCATGAACTTCCTCACCCTTATGGGCTATAGCATGCCCGACGACAAAGAGATATATTCTTTAGAAGATATCTTCAAAGCCTTCGACACCAAAAGAGTCGGCGTCTCTGGTGCCGTCTTCGACGTCAAGAAGCTCGACTGGCTCAACCAGCAATATATCATCAACGACATCCCCGAAGGCAGTCTATGGGACCGTATCAAAGGCTGGGGATTTTCCGACGAAGCCATGGCGAAACTTATGCCATTATGTCATACGCGGATGAAGACCTTCAGCGAGTTCATCGAGCTTTGCGGATTCTTCTTCACAACACATATCCCATATTCCGAGGAGCTGCTATGTCCCAAAAGCCTCTCTCCAGAACAATCGTGTTCCATGATGTATGAAATGATATGGCATATGGAAAAAAACGAAGACTGGGGATCTTCAGGGATAGAAGCCGCCTCGAAAGCTGCCGCAGAGCATTTCGAAGTCAACCATAAAAAGGTCATCATGCCTATCCTCTTCGCCGCCATCATGGGGAAAAAACAGGGACTCCCAATGTTCGGCTCCGTAGAAGTCCTCGGTAAAGACAGGGCTCGCGCACGACTTCTCCTCGCCATAGAATTCCTCGGTGGACTCTCTAAGAAAAAGATCGACAAACTCAAAAAGTCTTGGGACCGCGGGGAGACAATGATCAATGATCAATGA
- a CDS encoding heavy metal translocating P-type ATPase codes for MEKKIFTLEGMSCASCAQTIEKALKACDGVVEASVNFATKKATVTFDPSRTTEDAIIKAVNDVGYKAKLYEGSNEDHEEERLMLQANKKMFWAWCITAPVILLMLIEMFLGKTIPGYDIIVLVLSSTVLFGVGLDTFKSAAKSIVHGKTNMDVLIALGTGASYATGIATLFLEISNYAGVAAMIMAFHLTGRYIEAKAKGRASEAIKKLLELGAKTARVLVEGEEREIPIEDVVVDDIMIVKPGEKIPTDGVIIEGASAIDESMATGESIPVSKKIGDDVIGATINQQGLLKVRATKIGKDTFLSQIIKMVEECQGSKVPIQEFADKVTGIFVPTVLVIAVLTFLSWVLFPATLNIIASRAQNVIPWINIDHGIVTLALLSTISVLVIACPCALGLATPTALMVGTGVGAEHGILIRAGAAIQTLKDVHTIVFDKTGTITKGSPEVTDIITMSEIDQHELLRLAASVESGSEHPLAAAIVADAKNKGIKLSYPSQFEAIPGKGVSGVIEDTKISVGSRKLIKNTKADETMSLLEKDAKTAMLITVNNEIAGVIAVADTAKEESVNAIAELTKMGIATVMITGDNKSTAEAIAKKVGITRVLAEVLPDGKVAEIKTLQKEFGLVAMVGDGINDAPALKQANVGIALGTGTDIAMESSDVTLVSGNLMAVVQAIKLSKATFKKIRQNLFWAYGYNIAAIPLAILGLMHPVIAEIAMAGSSISVVFNANSLKTLNIDH; via the coding sequence ATGGAAAAGAAGATATTCACTTTAGAAGGGATGTCATGTGCATCGTGTGCGCAGACTATTGAAAAGGCGCTGAAAGCTTGCGATGGCGTCGTCGAGGCCTCTGTAAACTTCGCCACAAAAAAAGCGACAGTAACTTTCGACCCTTCGCGTACTACTGAAGACGCCATTATTAAAGCCGTCAACGATGTTGGCTACAAAGCAAAGCTTTACGAAGGTTCAAACGAAGATCACGAAGAAGAACGGCTTATGCTACAGGCCAACAAAAAAATGTTTTGGGCGTGGTGCATAACAGCGCCAGTAATACTATTGATGCTTATAGAGATGTTTTTAGGAAAAACAATTCCTGGCTACGATATTATTGTGCTGGTATTGTCGTCGACAGTGCTTTTCGGAGTAGGACTTGACACCTTTAAATCTGCGGCGAAGTCGATAGTCCATGGCAAAACCAATATGGACGTTCTCATCGCTCTTGGCACAGGAGCTTCGTACGCCACAGGAATCGCTACTCTGTTCTTAGAAATATCTAACTATGCCGGCGTCGCCGCGATGATAATGGCTTTCCACCTAACAGGGAGATATATCGAAGCCAAAGCAAAAGGACGCGCTTCTGAGGCGATAAAAAAACTCCTAGAGCTAGGAGCGAAGACAGCAAGGGTATTAGTAGAAGGCGAAGAAAGAGAGATTCCAATAGAAGACGTCGTGGTCGACGATATAATGATAGTGAAACCTGGAGAGAAAATCCCCACCGACGGCGTAATCATTGAAGGCGCTAGCGCTATCGACGAATCCATGGCGACAGGAGAATCCATCCCAGTAAGCAAGAAAATTGGTGATGATGTTATCGGCGCTACAATAAACCAGCAAGGGCTTCTGAAGGTCAGAGCTACAAAAATCGGTAAAGACACCTTCCTTTCACAGATAATAAAGATGGTAGAGGAATGCCAAGGGTCTAAAGTCCCAATCCAAGAGTTCGCCGATAAAGTTACCGGGATTTTCGTCCCTACAGTCCTTGTTATAGCAGTACTGACATTCCTTAGCTGGGTTCTTTTCCCTGCGACATTAAATATCATAGCTAGCAGAGCGCAGAATGTAATACCATGGATAAACATAGATCATGGCATAGTAACGCTAGCACTGCTTTCGACGATATCGGTTTTGGTGATAGCATGTCCTTGCGCCCTTGGACTTGCAACGCCTACAGCGCTAATGGTAGGGACTGGTGTGGGCGCAGAGCACGGCATACTTATCAGGGCTGGCGCTGCGATACAGACGCTGAAAGATGTACATACCATCGTCTTCGACAAAACAGGGACGATTACAAAAGGCTCTCCAGAAGTCACAGACATCATCACCATGTCGGAAATAGATCAACATGAACTCCTGCGACTTGCCGCTAGTGTGGAGTCCGGGTCGGAACATCCTCTCGCTGCAGCTATCGTCGCCGACGCCAAAAACAAAGGCATTAAACTATCATACCCTTCACAGTTCGAAGCCATCCCAGGGAAAGGTGTATCAGGCGTTATCGAAGATACTAAGATCAGCGTAGGCTCGCGGAAACTTATAAAAAACACCAAAGCCGATGAAACGATGTCCCTTCTTGAAAAAGATGCGAAGACAGCGATGCTGATAACAGTCAATAATGAAATCGCCGGCGTCATCGCCGTCGCAGATACCGCAAAAGAAGAGTCCGTCAATGCTATAGCAGAGCTTACAAAGATGGGAATTGCTACCGTTATGATAACTGGCGATAACAAAAGTACCGCTGAAGCGATAGCAAAAAAAGTCGGAATAACACGCGTCCTTGCAGAAGTTCTTCCCGATGGCAAGGTCGCAGAAATCAAAACGCTCCAAAAAGAGTTCGGCCTCGTCGCTATGGTAGGCGACGGCATCAACGATGCTCCCGCACTGAAACAGGCTAACGTCGGGATAGCGCTAGGGACAGGAACTGATATCGCTATGGAGTCCTCCGACGTCACCCTTGTCAGCGGAAACCTTATGGCAGTAGTACAAGCGATAAAACTTTCTAAGGCGACGTTCAAAAAAATACGACAGAACCTTTTCTGGGCCTATGGATATAATATCGCCGCGATACCACTGGCAATACTAGGACTTATGCATCCCGTCATCGCCGAGATCGCTATGGCAGGAAGCTCCATCAGCGTAGTCTTCAACGCCAACAGCCTAAAAACATTGAACATTGATCATTGA